The window ACCATTTGTAGTTTTTCATCTTTACTGTGCCTTGTTGCTGTGGTGTGGTTTGGTTTGgcctgctaggaactgaaccagggCTCACACTCGCTGAACTCAGGCTCCACCACTGCAGGACATGCCCAGTTTAAGACGGATCTCATTGAATGGTGTCTTAGTTTCAGACCCACGCATCAGTAGAGACCTTTTACCCGAGCTTCTGTGTTTGGGGCTCTTCCTTCCACACGTATTAAAGACATCAACCAAGACCATCTCCTTAGTTTATTTTTCTAGAGTCCTTAGCATGCTACATTAACCTGACAAAAGCTTGTGCTCATTTCACCAGACATTTCATGCAGTTCACAGCTGGGGTTGGTTTTATATGGACATGACACATGTTTCCATTCAGCCATGTGAAAGGAGTAATTCTTAATGGAGTTTGTCTCTGAAAACTGTCCAAGCTTAAATAAGCGTCTGCGTAGTCCGCTCTGTTCTGAGGTACAGTCTCTCTTAGGAATGGGAGTGATATGTCCCTGTTCATTGTCAGGCGGCAACCGAACCACTCCCTGAGGTTTCCGGTATCCTGAGGACTCCTCTTTTACAAAATTGCATTCAAGTACACTATTTTGCTTGACATTCCAGGTTGAATTTAGGAGTAAAGCTGACCCTCCAGCTCAATCTCCCTCAGGCCCAGCCTCCCCAGGCAGTCCTTGGCTTTAGACTCATTTATAACACTCGGCGCTAAATCCACAGAGCAGACCTATTTGGCATTTTCCAGTGAAGTGCAGCAAATTACATAAGTTATGTTTTTATTGCTAATATATAGACTATCAAGCACGGTCACTTCGTCGAACAGGAGGAAAGAGTATATAGTATTAGTGGACTctcctggggggaggggcagggttcCAGCACACTCAAAATGTCACCTGGTCACCACCCACTTTAGGATGATGTGTTGAGTATTCTGGAGTCCGAGGAATCGGACCTCTCGTCATAGTCATCCTCTGTGTAGATGGGCTGCTTTGTCACGATTGGACAGCCATCGTCGGGGATGGAGATCCGAGGGTCCTCCGTGGTGCGGGAGGAGAGCACGGGCGAGCTCCGGAAGACGCTGGTGGAGTTACTAGGGAAGGGGCTGACATACTGGGACCTCAGCTGGTACTGCTGTTGCAGCGTCATGGTGTTCCACAGGGTGACATCATTGGGCAAAAAGGGGCTCGACTGGTTTCTGGCCAAAGTATTCCTCAGCATCAGTGGGTACCGGGGTGGCTGGGGAAAAGGATGCTGCAGGGGCACGGCCAAGGGGTTGGGGACCACGTTGCTGGAGTCCGCCGAAAAGCGCAAGGTGTCGGGGACTCGGAAGGCGGAACCCACCGACCACTTGGAGGAAGAGATAGGGTAGGAGCCTAGCGTGTGTTCAAAGATGTGGCCGCTGGAGGGCAGCACGAGGCTCTCTTCGGCCGTCCGCTCCGCCCCCGCAGCCGAAGAACGACTGGACAGCAGGACCTCCACCGCACTGACCAGGTCGCCCCCGCAGCCTTTCAGAATGAGCTCCAGCACAGTGGGCTTCTGGTTGGGGAAGATTTTCTTCAACACTTCCAGGGGTGGCCGGTTGGCTTTCAAGCTGAAGGGCAGAGAGACGGTCCCCGATGGGCCCTCGATCAGAAGGTGACTCTGCTCCGCGTGGTACTTGGGGCTGTCAGGGCAGCTCTCTGGGTTGCCCCCGTTTTTCTGCACGGCGTATCCCCCTTCATCCACGGACACAATCTCGGGGCTCTCTGGAGTGAAGCAGTTCTTGCCTTTGACCACATCTGGGGAGCTCCTCTGGTCGGTGTCTTTGTCACTGAAGGTCTCCGCGGCGTTGTCTGCTGAACTGCTGTCCCCAAGTCGCTCTTCAGTCAGATCTGGAAGACAAGAGAACAGCTGGGTTAATCCCTTCCTGCTTTGCTGGGCTTCGAAAGTTACTCAGACTTCTGGGATGAGGAAGTTTGGCTCGATGGGTCGTAACAGGCTTCCAGTCTTTAAAGAAGGCAAAAACCATTGGCAAATGGGGGTGGGCAAGTGGGGTCGGCAAAAGAGGATGGCTCAGTCAGGGTTTCCTTGGAATGCGGTAGGAGAGGAGGCTTCTCTTAAACACAGAAGGGCCACATAAGCCAGTAACCTCCAAAAGCTTGGAGTATACAGCATTAGCTACCCATTTAGAGGGGCTGCGAGGCTCAGAACCAGACCAGAGACACAAGAAGGCCACTGAAGGGGCTCTGGCCATCACCACCTGGTATACACCACCCAATAGGGCACTTAATAATCACGCCTGCTCCCCATGGGGCTGGTTTtatgttataatatatatatatttatatatataatataatataatataaataggaCTGgatagtatattatatattattatattataataatataatataaattctgACAGGATTTTCCCCCCTTTTAACCAGGTTACCATGTACAATAACTAGTTGGTATAGTTTCTAAGCAAGCAATAAATACAACCCTTGCGATCACTTGTAAAAAGTCACGGAAGAGTCAGGCAAACGCATCTGCCTGGGCCTTGTACTAAAGGTCAAGCAAAGTCGAATTCTGGATGACAAACAGGTgcgagagaagagaaagaaatggctgGAAGGCTTGAGAGCTGCAGAGAGACCCCTGTCCACCCACCATGGTTGGCAAGAGGTGGATGGACGCCTTTGTGTAAACCGGTGTGTCAGTGAAGTCTGTGGAAAGAACCTACGTCCAACATTCCAAATTCTACTTGAAGGGGGAAAGACTACAAAGAACAGCCTTCATAGAGCCGAGACTAGCCATGAAACAGACCAGCTGCCAATTCAACGTTTTAACAGAAGAAGACAGTACCCAGGAAAGCGGCTTTGCCCCACTAAATAAGCAAAAGGGAGAGGCGAGAGTACTTTGGATTTCATAGTAAATTCTAACAGAACTGTAAATAAaggaacatagattttttttttttaattagcgaACTACAAATAGGTTTTTAGCCTTAAAAAATGTGCTAGTTGTGGCTGCTTAATCCAGAGTAACTGGTCTGAAAAACAGAGCAGAAACCACTCCCAGGGAGGCGGTAGTCAGGTTGTAAGCTATGTGGATCTGTGTTTTCTCTTCAGGCCTGAATAGCCTCATTGTAGGCCTCTCTGTGGACGAACCTGATTGTGTGCAGATAGCCAGAGGTGAAatttcatcaaagaagcttctagaAGGCATCCCTCCTACATGTTGTTGTTTACTTTAAGAGCTTAACACAAAGGCCCATTGATAGACATTTTTCTAGCACTACAGGTATCTTAAGTACATGAAAAGCCAATGAAAACCCATtgccaaatttttaaaaatcctcaaaTTATAACAAATCACATAACATTCAACCACATCTAATACAAATTCATAGTTATCCCAATTCACTCTCACTACACTGATGgttttttctcaattaaaaactATTAGGCTTCTA of the Chionomys nivalis chromosome 8, mChiNiv1.1, whole genome shotgun sequence genome contains:
- the Dmrt3 gene encoding doublesex- and mab-3-related transcription factor 3, which gives rise to MNGYGSPYLYMGGPVSQPPRAPLQRTPKCARCRNHGVLSWLKGHKRYCRFKDCTCEKCILIIERQRVMAAQVALRRQQANESLESLIPDSLRALPGPPPPGDAAAAAASQSSPASQPSQPPAPPRPAAELAAAAALRWTNAAEPQPGTLPAQLAKPDLTEERLGDSSSADNAAETFSDKDTDQRSSPDVVKGKNCFTPESPEIVSVDEGGYAVQKNGGNPESCPDSPKYHAEQSHLLIEGPSGTVSLPFSLKANRPPLEVLKKIFPNQKPTVLELILKGCGGDLVSAVEVLLSSRSSAAGAERTAEESLVLPSSGHIFEHTLGSYPISSSKWSVGSAFRVPDTLRFSADSSNVVPNPLAVPLQHPFPQPPRYPLMLRNTLARNQSSPFLPNDVTLWNTMTLQQQYQLRSQYVSPFPSNSTSVFRSSPVLSSRTTEDPRISIPDDGCPIVTKQPIYTEDDYDERSDSSDSRILNTSS